In Shinella sp. XGS7, a single genomic region encodes these proteins:
- a CDS encoding MipA/OmpV family protein, with product MLAAAARAQAPGGEETEPGGQARYLLGLNVSVGPEYPGAEKQRVKARPLWAYQKGRFRISTGAAGGLLDLGGAASGPGASAELLRSDRLRLGVALRFDQGRDSADSDRLRGVPDVRATLRGRVYASCALSEGWSLGAAVSQDLLGRQGGMSLGLDLGYSASLGPLTTWQAGLGIGLGDRRFMRSYFGISESVAASSGYAVFDPSKPLRDVHAGLGFRHGLSRHWLSFGGISYSRLLADAAASPLTRARGSSAVSLGLAYRW from the coding sequence GTGCTTGCCGCCGCCGCCAGAGCCCAGGCCCCGGGGGGCGAGGAGACCGAACCCGGCGGCCAGGCCCGCTACCTGCTGGGGCTCAATGTCTCGGTCGGCCCCGAGTATCCCGGTGCGGAAAAACAGCGCGTCAAGGCGCGGCCGCTCTGGGCCTATCAGAAGGGGCGTTTTCGCATCAGCACCGGCGCGGCCGGCGGTCTGCTGGATCTCGGCGGTGCCGCCAGCGGCCCCGGGGCCAGTGCCGAGCTCCTGCGCAGCGATCGCTTGCGCCTGGGCGTGGCCCTGCGCTTCGACCAGGGCCGGGACAGCGCCGATTCCGACCGGCTGCGCGGCGTGCCCGATGTGCGTGCCACCCTGCGTGGCCGGGTCTATGCCAGCTGCGCGCTGAGCGAGGGCTGGAGCCTGGGCGCCGCTGTCTCTCAAGATCTGCTGGGCCGCCAGGGCGGCATGAGTCTGGGCCTGGATCTGGGCTACTCGGCCAGCCTGGGGCCTCTCACCACCTGGCAGGCGGGTCTGGGCATCGGGCTGGGCGACCGGCGTTTCATGCGCAGCTATTTCGGCATCAGCGAGAGCGTGGCCGCCAGCAGCGGCTATGCGGTCTTCGATCCCAGCAAGCCCCTGCGCGATGTGCATGCGGGCCTGGGTTTCCGCCACGGCCTGAGCCGTCACTGGCTGAGCTTTGGCGGCATTTCCTACTCGCGTCTGCTGGCCGACGCCGCGGCCAGTCCACTGACCCGGGCGCGCGGCAGCAGCGCGGTGTCGCTGGGCCTGGCCTACCGCTGGTAG
- a CDS encoding phosphatase PAP2 family protein — protein sequence MTRSYSDARLALYTAAVLVCALLWESSGLDLAMATLSGGATGFALRDHWLLTDVMHQGARLLAWVFMLALSLGLWWPRGPLRRLNWSERLQLVLSGWLAVLVVSLLKGMSATSCPWDLQQFGGVARYLPHWQGFLMSDGGGGHCFPGGHASAGFAFVGGFFAFRRQAPELALRWLAVAVAVGLILGLGQQLRGAHFMSHTLWSGLFCWLSAWGLDLLWRAATAQRRPLPQPLGH from the coding sequence ATGACCCGATCCTATTCCGACGCGCGCCTGGCGCTCTACACCGCGGCCGTGCTGGTCTGTGCCCTGCTGTGGGAGTCCAGCGGCCTGGACCTGGCCATGGCGACCCTGTCCGGCGGTGCGACCGGCTTTGCCCTGCGTGACCACTGGCTGCTGACCGATGTGATGCACCAGGGCGCGCGCCTGCTGGCCTGGGTCTTCATGCTGGCCCTGAGCCTGGGCCTGTGGTGGCCGCGCGGTCCGCTGCGCCGCCTGAACTGGTCGGAGCGTCTGCAGCTGGTGCTCTCGGGCTGGCTGGCCGTGCTGGTGGTGAGTCTGCTCAAGGGCATGAGCGCCACCTCCTGCCCCTGGGATCTGCAGCAGTTCGGCGGCGTGGCCCGCTACCTGCCGCACTGGCAGGGCTTTCTGATGAGCGATGGCGGTGGGGGCCACTGCTTCCCCGGCGGCCATGCCTCGGCCGGCTTTGCCTTCGTTGGCGGCTTCTTCGCCTTCCGCCGCCAGGCGCCCGAGCTGGCCCTGCGCTGGCTGGCCGTGGCCGTGGCCGTGGGCCTGATCCTGGGTCTGGGCCAGCAGCTGCGTGGCGCCCACTTCATGAGCCACACCCTCTGGTCCGGCCTCTTTTGCTGGCTCTCGGCCTGGGGACTGGACCTGCTGTGGCGCGCTGCCACGGCCCAGCGCCGACCCCTGCCCCAGCCCCTGGGGCACTGA
- a CDS encoding histidine kinase dimerization/phospho-acceptor domain-containing protein: MPDPALPSALPTRRRTGGSLLLHLLAWVLGALVLVWGSFVVVGFRTGLHEADELTDGHLASVAAVLLNQRGEAEFLHGGPSGQAPPEFRSHDYQQSLSVLVWNAAGRLLTQTGLAQIPDFSPEEGFSSLTLEGEPWRAFARWDAEHQRRVMVLVRESERDDLAWDIAGQVAEPGLWLLPVVALALGLALRRGLRPLYALSEEVHALDPRQPEPLSLDEREQELRAVVEAINAQSLRSRAALLREQELANELAHELRTPLASLALHAGNLRGELGPAEREQALNRIEQEALRTGHLLKELLALARASRTELAEARQDLDLAALAGQVLADYAQAALDSGHELALSGSERFMLSGHPALLELALRNLVENALSHSPPGSLVEVQLDAAAQWLQVCDRHGAVPAPAQARRLPTLGLGLGHRVIAKVAAVHGASFGPATPPAGFQTCYRVSFGTIEPAAAGD, translated from the coding sequence ATGCCGGACCCGGCCCTGCCATCGGCCCTGCCCACACGCCGCCGCACCGGCGGCAGCCTGCTGCTGCATCTGCTGGCCTGGGTGCTGGGCGCCCTGGTGCTGGTCTGGGGCAGTTTTGTGGTGGTGGGTTTTCGCACCGGCCTGCACGAGGCCGATGAGCTGACCGACGGCCATCTGGCCAGCGTGGCTGCGGTGCTGCTGAACCAGCGCGGCGAGGCCGAGTTTCTGCACGGCGGCCCCTCGGGCCAGGCGCCGCCCGAGTTCCGCAGCCACGACTACCAGCAAAGCCTCAGCGTGCTGGTCTGGAACGCCGCCGGCCGCCTGCTCACCCAGACCGGTCTGGCCCAGATACCGGACTTCAGCCCCGAGGAGGGCTTCAGCTCGCTGACGCTGGAGGGCGAGCCCTGGCGGGCCTTCGCCCGCTGGGATGCCGAGCACCAGCGCCGGGTGATGGTGCTGGTGCGCGAGTCGGAGCGCGACGATCTGGCCTGGGACATCGCCGGCCAGGTGGCCGAGCCGGGCCTGTGGCTGCTGCCCGTGGTGGCCCTGGCCCTGGGCCTGGCCCTGCGTCGCGGCCTGCGCCCGCTCTATGCCCTGTCGGAAGAGGTGCATGCCCTGGACCCGCGCCAGCCCGAGCCCCTTTCGCTGGATGAGCGCGAGCAGGAGCTGCGCGCCGTGGTGGAGGCCATCAATGCCCAGAGCCTGCGCTCGCGCGCGGCCCTGCTGCGCGAGCAGGAGCTGGCCAATGAGCTGGCCCATGAGCTGCGCACGCCCCTGGCCTCCCTGGCCCTGCATGCCGGCAATCTGCGCGGCGAGCTGGGCCCGGCCGAGCGCGAGCAGGCCCTGAACCGCATCGAGCAGGAGGCCTTGCGCACCGGCCACTTGCTCAAGGAACTGCTGGCCCTGGCCCGCGCCAGCCGCACCGAGCTGGCCGAGGCCCGGCAAGACCTGGACCTGGCGGCCCTGGCTGGCCAGGTGCTGGCCGACTATGCCCAGGCCGCGCTGGACAGCGGCCATGAGCTGGCGCTGAGCGGCAGCGAGCGCTTCATGCTGTCCGGCCACCCCGCCCTGCTGGAGCTGGCCCTGCGCAATCTGGTGGAGAACGCCCTGAGCCACAGCCCGCCGGGCAGCCTGGTGGAGGTGCAGCTGGACGCGGCGGCGCAATGGCTGCAGGTCTGCGACCGGCACGGCGCCGTGCCGGCCCCGGCCCAGGCTCGCCGCCTGCCCACCCTGGGCCTGGGCCTGGGCCACCGCGTGATCGCCAAGGTGGCAGCGGTGCATGGCGCCAGCTTTGGCCCGGCCACGCCGCCCGCGGGCTTCCAGACCTGCTATCGCGTCAGCTTCGGCACGATCGAGCCCGCAGCAGCGGGTGACTGA
- a CDS encoding MATE family efflux transporter, with protein MSLSSTPSPRLFSLAWPLFIELLLGIAVGMAGTLLAARVSDASGAAFALANHVSATLFILFRIVGAGVSVVVTQSLGGGRRDQADALARAALGASSWIGLLGAAGALLGAAPLLRLLNAPAEVLPLAQPLLMALAPALLLDAWNASMASVMRAHLRSRDTLAVLVLMQLCQLALAIPLMHLLGLPGFALALVLSRSLALGLHLWLWRTRLALRPQRSDWWRLPRRELATVLHIGLPGAAENIAYRLAYMVSVGVAGALGAQALATHAYTSQLMYFVLLPGLATGFAAEIVVGHLIGAGRLHEAHRLVRRALARGLAISVVVASVAALASPWLLARFSADAGIVAAGVTLMWLTVLLEPGRTFNLVVINALRAAGDARYPVMTGAGSMLLVLAGGSWLLGHVLGWGLVGIWVAYAADEWLRGLLMWRRWATQGWVPHARGVHRRLRQRHSH; from the coding sequence ATGTCCTTGTCCTCGACACCTTCTCCGCGCCTCTTCTCCCTGGCCTGGCCACTCTTCATCGAGCTGCTGCTGGGCATCGCGGTCGGCATGGCCGGCACTCTGCTGGCGGCCCGCGTGTCCGACGCCTCGGGCGCTGCCTTTGCCCTGGCCAACCATGTCTCGGCCACGCTCTTCATCCTGTTCCGCATCGTCGGCGCGGGTGTCAGCGTGGTCGTGACCCAGAGCCTGGGCGGCGGCCGGCGCGACCAGGCCGACGCCCTGGCCCGCGCCGCCCTGGGCGCCAGCAGCTGGATCGGCCTGCTGGGTGCCGCGGGCGCCTTGCTGGGGGCGGCTCCCTTGCTGCGCCTGCTGAACGCGCCGGCCGAGGTGCTGCCCCTGGCCCAGCCCTTGCTGATGGCCCTGGCTCCGGCCCTGCTGCTGGACGCCTGGAACGCTTCCATGGCCAGCGTGATGCGGGCCCATCTGCGCAGCCGCGACACCCTGGCCGTGCTGGTGCTGATGCAGCTCTGCCAGCTGGCCCTGGCCATTCCCCTGATGCACCTGCTGGGCCTGCCGGGCTTTGCCCTGGCCCTGGTGCTCAGCCGCAGCCTGGCCCTGGGCCTGCATCTGTGGCTGTGGCGCACGCGCCTGGCCCTGCGCCCGCAGCGCAGCGACTGGTGGCGCCTGCCGCGGCGCGAGCTGGCCACGGTGCTGCACATCGGCCTGCCCGGCGCGGCCGAGAACATCGCCTACCGCCTGGCCTATATGGTCAGCGTCGGCGTGGCCGGCGCGCTGGGAGCCCAGGCCTTGGCCACGCATGCCTACACCTCCCAGCTCATGTACTTCGTGCTGCTGCCGGGCCTGGCCACGGGCTTTGCGGCCGAGATCGTGGTGGGCCACCTGATCGGCGCGGGCCGTCTGCACGAGGCCCACCGCCTGGTGCGCCGGGCCCTGGCGCGCGGCCTGGCCATCAGCGTGGTGGTGGCCAGTGTGGCGGCCCTGGCCTCGCCCTGGCTGCTGGCACGCTTCAGCGCCGATGCCGGTATCGTGGCCGCCGGCGTCACCCTGATGTGGCTGACCGTGCTGCTGGAGCCTGGGCGCACCTTCAATCTGGTGGTCATCAATGCCCTGCGGGCGGCTGGTGATGCGCGCTATCCGGTGATGACGGGCGCCGGGTCCATGCTGCTGGTGCTGGCCGGCGGCAGCTGGCTGCTGGGTCATGTGCTGGGCTGGGGTCTGGTGGGCATCTGGGTGGCCTATGCGGCCGACGAGTGGCTGCGCGGCCTGCTGATGTGGCGGCGCTGGGCCACCCAGGGCTGGGTACCGCATGCCCGCGGTGTGCACCGGCGGCTACGCCAGCGTCACTCCCACTAG
- a CDS encoding response regulator transcription factor, with protein MRVLVVEDDEGIAQGLSAHLRQQGCAVDLAGSVAAGWHALRAEPFELLLLDLGLPDGDGAELLQRLRQSAAGKLPDPQMPVLIMSARDQSASRIAALDMGADDYVTKPFNAEELAARMRALRRRAAGRAQPLLCWGEIELDPAKRSVRRAGVEVELSSREFGLLRALLEARPRVLSRQQLEASLYNFDQALGSNAIEVHIHHLRRKLGEGTIRTVRGVGYFMPAEP; from the coding sequence ATGCGAGTACTGGTGGTCGAGGACGATGAGGGTATTGCCCAGGGCCTGAGCGCGCACCTGCGCCAGCAGGGCTGCGCCGTGGACCTGGCGGGCAGCGTGGCTGCGGGCTGGCACGCGCTGCGCGCCGAACCCTTCGAGCTGCTGCTCCTGGATCTGGGTCTGCCCGACGGCGACGGCGCCGAGCTGCTGCAGCGCCTGCGCCAGAGCGCGGCCGGCAAGCTGCCCGACCCGCAGATGCCGGTGCTGATCATGAGCGCACGCGACCAGAGCGCCTCGCGCATCGCCGCCCTGGACATGGGGGCCGACGACTACGTCACCAAGCCCTTCAATGCCGAGGAACTGGCCGCCCGCATGCGCGCCCTGCGCCGCCGCGCCGCGGGCCGGGCCCAGCCCCTGCTTTGCTGGGGCGAGATCGAGCTGGACCCGGCCAAGCGCAGCGTGCGCCGTGCGGGGGTGGAGGTGGAGCTGTCCAGCCGCGAGTTCGGCCTGCTGCGCGCCCTGCTGGAGGCGCGGCCGCGCGTGCTGTCGCGCCAGCAGCTCGAGGCCAGCCTCTACAACTTCGACCAGGCCCTGGGCAGCAATGCCATCGAGGTGCACATCCACCATCTGCGGCGCAAGCTGGGCGAAGGCACTATCCGCACGGTGCGGGGTGTGGGCTACTTCATGCCGGCCGAGCCCTGA
- a CDS encoding peroxiredoxin — protein MFISSFIPRVSVLAALLLAPWAHAALQVGARAPDFKAEAAVGGKGFAFHLGAALKDGPVVLYFYPKAFTSGCTIEAHRFAEATPQFKQLGATVIGMSNDDIDTLKKFSVEACRNQFAVAADAGAKVMKDYDAALRIVPGMADRISYLITPDGRIAAVHESLSPDGHVEAMMQALQRWKASTGKP, from the coding sequence ATGTTCATCTCCAGCTTCATTCCCCGCGTCAGCGTCCTGGCCGCCTTGCTGCTGGCCCCCTGGGCCCACGCCGCCCTGCAGGTCGGCGCCCGGGCGCCCGACTTCAAGGCGGAGGCCGCCGTGGGCGGCAAGGGCTTTGCCTTCCATCTGGGAGCGGCCCTGAAGGACGGCCCGGTGGTGCTGTACTTCTATCCCAAGGCCTTCACCAGCGGCTGCACCATCGAGGCCCACCGCTTTGCCGAGGCCACGCCGCAGTTCAAGCAACTGGGGGCCACGGTGATCGGCATGTCCAATGACGATATCGACACCCTGAAGAAGTTCTCGGTGGAGGCTTGCCGCAACCAGTTCGCCGTGGCGGCCGATGCGGGCGCCAAGGTGATGAAGGACTACGACGCGGCCCTGCGCATCGTGCCGGGCATGGCGGACCGCATCTCCTACCTGATCACGCCGGATGGCCGCATCGCCGCGGTCCACGAGAGCCTGAGTCCCGACGGCCATGTGGAGGCCATGATGCAGGCCCTGCAGCGCTGGAAGGCCTCTACTGGCAAGCCCTAG
- a CDS encoding acyltransferase family protein, with amino-acid sequence MSASPRLLSLDAFRGFTIAAMLLVNNPGDWGHLYGPLGHAAWDGWTFTDWIFPFFVFISGISMSISLGRRAALGDDKLSLLAQTARRAAIIIGIGLLLNLIPSFNLAELRIPGVLQRLGLCTLLAAPIALWWGWRGQLAWALGLLACYSAIQLGVPVPDAQGVWHTGSLRPGEDVGAWLDRWLMDGHLWRQSKTWDPEGLLTTLPAVASQVLGLLAGQWLAAQRDPAEKAMGFMVAGLACLWLGEILGAWLMPINKSLWTPAYAFAMTGWACLMFGLIYWLLDAMPRPLLRARMARLAQPLVVFGMNALFLFAVSGLLAKLLGFIKPDGQHSLKALLYAPLQALPLAPVNASLLYALAFLGNMYLIAWCMWQRRWFVKV; translated from the coding sequence ATGAGCGCCTCGCCCCGGCTGCTGTCCCTGGATGCCTTCCGCGGTTTCACCATCGCGGCCATGCTGCTGGTCAACAACCCGGGCGACTGGGGCCATCTCTACGGCCCGCTGGGCCATGCCGCCTGGGACGGCTGGACCTTCACCGACTGGATCTTTCCCTTCTTCGTCTTCATCAGCGGCATCTCCATGAGCATCAGCCTGGGCCGCCGCGCCGCCCTGGGCGATGACAAGCTCTCCCTGCTGGCCCAGACCGCCCGGCGCGCGGCCATCATCATCGGCATCGGCCTGCTGCTCAATCTGATCCCCAGCTTCAACCTGGCCGAGCTGCGCATCCCCGGCGTGCTGCAGCGCCTGGGACTGTGCACCCTGCTGGCGGCGCCCATCGCGCTGTGGTGGGGCTGGCGCGGCCAGCTCGCCTGGGCCCTGGGCCTGCTGGCCTGCTACAGCGCCATCCAGCTGGGTGTGCCGGTGCCGGATGCCCAGGGCGTCTGGCACACGGGCTCGCTGCGCCCGGGCGAGGATGTGGGCGCCTGGCTGGACCGCTGGCTGATGGACGGCCACCTCTGGCGCCAGAGCAAGACCTGGGACCCCGAGGGCCTGCTCACCACCCTGCCCGCCGTGGCCAGCCAGGTGCTGGGCCTGCTGGCGGGCCAGTGGCTGGCCGCGCAGCGCGATCCGGCCGAGAAGGCCATGGGCTTCATGGTGGCAGGTCTTGCCTGCCTGTGGCTGGGCGAGATCCTGGGCGCCTGGCTCATGCCCATCAACAAGAGCCTGTGGACCCCGGCCTATGCATTTGCGATGACGGGCTGGGCCTGCCTGATGTTCGGCCTGATCTACTGGCTGCTGGACGCCATGCCCCGGCCCCTGCTGCGCGCGCGCATGGCCCGCCTGGCCCAGCCCCTGGTGGTGTTCGGCATGAACGCGCTCTTTCTCTTCGCCGTCTCGGGCCTGCTGGCCAAGCTGCTGGGCTTCATCAAGCCCGATGGCCAGCACTCGCTCAAGGCCCTGCTCTACGCGCCCCTGCAGGCCCTGCCCCTCGCGCCCGTCAATGCCTCCCTGCTCTACGCCCTGGCCTTTCTGGGCAATATGTACCTGATCGCCTGGTGCATGTGGCAGCGGCGCTGGTTCGTCAAAGTCTAG
- a CDS encoding N-acetylmuramic acid 6-phosphate etherase, which translates to MLKTETPSSQHPDLDLYELPQLISAFVEDQLEAVAAVRAAGPQLALAVAAALPRIRAGGRLVYAGAGTSGRLGVLDSVELYPTFSWPRERAVALIAGGRDAMFVAVEGAEDDREQGARDLQAVVIGPNDVLLALAASGGTPYVLGALEAARAAGALTIAFANNAQAPVTAAAEIGITLDTGPEVISGSTRLKAGSAQKMALNTFSSSLMVKLNKVYGNLMVDLKATNAKLLRRAVALTMRASGAEEAQARAVLERCDFHVKVAVVALRRQVSVDAARQLLDRAQGSVRQALNAP; encoded by the coding sequence ATGCTCAAGACCGAGACGCCCAGCAGCCAGCACCCTGATCTGGATCTGTATGAACTGCCGCAGCTGATCAGCGCCTTTGTGGAGGACCAGCTGGAGGCCGTGGCCGCGGTGCGCGCCGCCGGGCCGCAGCTGGCGCTGGCGGTGGCCGCCGCCCTGCCCCGCATCCGGGCCGGCGGTCGCCTGGTCTATGCCGGGGCCGGCACTTCGGGCCGCCTGGGCGTGCTGGACAGCGTGGAGCTCTACCCCACCTTCTCCTGGCCGCGCGAGCGCGCCGTGGCGCTGATTGCGGGCGGCCGCGACGCCATGTTCGTGGCCGTGGAAGGCGCCGAGGACGACCGCGAGCAGGGCGCGCGCGATCTGCAGGCCGTGGTGATCGGCCCCAACGATGTGCTGCTGGCCCTGGCCGCCTCGGGCGGCACGCCCTATGTGCTGGGCGCGCTGGAAGCGGCCCGCGCCGCCGGCGCCCTGACCATTGCCTTCGCCAACAATGCCCAGGCCCCGGTGACCGCCGCGGCCGAAATCGGCATCACCCTGGACACCGGCCCCGAGGTGATCTCGGGCAGCACCCGGCTCAAGGCAGGCAGCGCACAGAAGATGGCGCTCAACACCTTCTCGAGCAGCCTGATGGTCAAGCTCAACAAGGTCTACGGCAATCTGATGGTGGACCTCAAGGCCACCAATGCCAAGCTGCTGCGCCGCGCCGTGGCCCTGACCATGCGCGCCAGCGGCGCCGAGGAGGCCCAGGCCCGCGCGGTGCTGGAGCGCTGCGACTTTCACGTCAAGGTGGCCGTGGTGGCGCTGCGCCGCCAGGTCTCGGTGGACGCCGCGCGCCAGCTGCTGGACCGCGCCCAGGGCAGCGTGCGCCAGGCCCTGAACGCCCCATGA
- a CDS encoding MFS transporter: MTTSTPDAAPRSPWTWIPSLYFGQGIPYVVVMTLSVVMYKNLGISNTDIALYTSWLYLPWVIKPLWSPLVELMGTKRRWIWLLQFLIGAALALVALTIPASKFFQLTLAVFWLMAFASASHDIAADGFYMLALGQRQQAAFVGVRSTFYRLANIGGQGGLVYLAGELQERSGSMVFAWSVVFWVLALMFAAMALYHLLLLPRPASDTAHRVQGNPVAEFFGVFVEFFRKPGILVVLGFLLLYRFPEAQLLKLASPFLLDPLAAGGLGLSTKEVGIAYGTVGLTALTLGGLAGGWVISRVGLKRALWPLILAMHVPNLVFLALALWHPHNLWIISSALAVEQFGYGLGFTAYLMYMILVAEGPHKTAHYAICTGFMALGMMLPGMWSGWLQDQIGYPMFFAWVLISTIPSFAMAALIKVPADFGKKES, translated from the coding sequence ATGACGACAAGCACCCCTGACGCCGCCCCCCGCAGTCCCTGGACCTGGATCCCCAGCCTCTATTTCGGCCAAGGCATTCCCTATGTCGTCGTGATGACCCTCTCGGTCGTCATGTACAAGAACCTGGGCATCTCCAACACCGATATCGCGCTCTACACCAGCTGGCTCTACCTGCCCTGGGTGATCAAGCCCCTGTGGTCGCCCCTGGTGGAGCTGATGGGCACCAAGCGGCGCTGGATCTGGCTGCTGCAGTTCCTCATCGGCGCGGCCCTGGCCCTGGTGGCCCTGACGATTCCTGCATCCAAGTTCTTCCAGCTGACCCTGGCGGTGTTCTGGCTGATGGCCTTCGCCTCGGCCTCGCACGATATCGCGGCCGACGGCTTCTACATGCTGGCCCTGGGGCAGCGCCAGCAGGCCGCCTTTGTGGGCGTGCGCTCCACCTTCTACCGCCTGGCCAATATCGGCGGCCAGGGCGGCCTGGTCTATCTGGCCGGCGAGCTGCAGGAGCGCAGCGGCAGCATGGTCTTCGCCTGGAGCGTGGTGTTCTGGGTGCTGGCCCTGATGTTTGCGGCCATGGCGCTCTACCACCTGCTGCTGCTGCCGCGCCCGGCCAGCGACACCGCCCACCGCGTGCAGGGCAATCCGGTGGCGGAGTTCTTCGGCGTGTTCGTGGAGTTCTTCCGCAAGCCCGGCATCCTGGTGGTGCTGGGCTTTCTGCTGCTCTACCGCTTTCCCGAGGCCCAGCTGCTCAAGCTGGCCTCGCCCTTTCTGCTGGACCCCCTGGCCGCCGGCGGTCTGGGCCTGTCCACCAAGGAGGTGGGCATCGCCTATGGCACGGTGGGCCTGACCGCCCTGACCCTGGGCGGCCTGGCCGGCGGCTGGGTGATCTCGCGGGTGGGCCTCAAGCGCGCGCTCTGGCCGCTGATCCTGGCCATGCATGTGCCCAATCTGGTCTTCCTGGCCCTGGCCCTGTGGCACCCGCACAACCTGTGGATCATCAGCAGCGCCCTGGCCGTGGAGCAGTTCGGCTACGGCCTGGGCTTCACCGCCTACCTGATGTACATGATTCTGGTGGCCGAGGGCCCGCACAAGACCGCGCACTACGCCATCTGCACCGGCTTCATGGCCCTGGGCATGATGCTGCCCGGCATGTGGAGCGGCTGGCTGCAGGACCAGATCGGCTACCCCATGTTCTTCGCCTGGGTGCTGATCTCCACCATCCCCTCCTTCGCCATGGCGGCCCTGATCAAGGTGCCGGCCGATTTCGGGAAAAAGGAAAGCTGA